A segment of the Nitrospina gracilis 3/211 genome:
CATTGGGGTGCCCAGCATTTTCCTTCCCGGCACCACACCGGAATTCACGCTCAACTGGCGCAACGTATCCGACATCAAACTGGATCTGTACGCCATCGACCTCACCCGTGACGTGGATCTGATGGATGAAAGCAATCCGGCGCATTGGATGAACAGCGTCAACCTGCTCCTCAAATCCGCGACACAATCGTGGCGCGAGGACACGGAAGATCTGGGCGACCACATGCCCGGCGCGCGGCGCATCGAATTGAAAGAAAAACTTCCGATGGGCGCCTACCTGCTCCGCGCCACGGGGGGCGGGGAGGAAGCACGCGAACTCATTCTCGTCACCGACACAGCACTGGTAACGCAAAACGCCAGCCAGCAGGCTCTGGGCTATTTCTGTGACAGCATGAGCGGCGCACCCATCACCGGAGCGGAAGTGCGGTTTTTCGAACATTACTACGACGGCCGGAAATGGCGGTGGCGGGACGCGGAAGGAAAAACAAATGAAGACGGACTCGCCGTGTTCGAACTGGAAGAAGGCCGCTACAATTCCCAGTTCTTCATGGCGGCGACCCTGAAAGGCCGGCAGGCGCTGGCAATGGGCTACAACCGCGATTACCGGAGAAACCAGCGGCCCTGGAAAATTTATGTGCATACCGACCGGCCGGCCTACCGCCCGGAAGAAACCGTTAAATGGAAACTGACCGCCCGTACATACGACGGAGATGTGTATCACACCCCCTACAAGGAAAAGCTCAAATACACCGTATACGATCCCCGTGGCACTAAAATGAAAGAAGACTCGGTCAGGCTGAATGAATTTGGAAGCGCATGGGGGGAACTGGAACTGCCCCAGACCCTGCCACTCGGCGAGTACCGGATCGAATTCCGCACCTCCGGCACAAACAGCCGTCAAATTGGGCGGGCGGCGATGTTTCGTCTGGAGGAATACAAGCTGCCGGAATTCAAGGTCGCGGTCAAAAGTCCGGAAGAGAACGGCAAGCCCAAGGTGTTTTCGCTGGGGGATGAGGTGACGGTGGACATCACCGCCGAATATTACTTTGGCGGTCCCGTTGCCAATGCCAATGTGGAGGTCGTGGTTTTCCAGAAACCGTATTACCACGTCTGGCAGGAAGAGCGCACCTATCCTTGGTACTACGGTGACATGATCCAGAAACCACACCGCTACTGGGGCTCCGGCCAGCAGGTGAAACGGGAAGTGATCAAGACCGATCAGGAAGGGAAAGCGAAACTCACGTTTGAAACCCAGCCCGGCGGGCAGGACCTCCAATACGAGATCGAAGCGCGGGTGACCGACGCCTCCCGTCGCGAGGTGGTGGCGAAGGACACGGTGAAGGTGACGCGCCATCCGTATTTCGTGCAGTTGAAAGGCGAACACAACCTGTACCAGCCGCAGGATAAAATCGGCGTTAACATCAAGTCGGTGGACGCCAACGAGCGGCCGCACACCGCTACAGGCACCATCACCGTCACCCGCGACTACTGGTTCGAAATCTGGATTGCTCCCGACGGGCATGAGGTGGCGGGTGCGGAATTGAAATCGGTTCGCGAAAAAACCACCATCTTCCCTCCCCCGCCGGTACCGGGCCAGCCCGGATGGAAGTTGAAGTTTCGCGGTTACCAGCACGACGAAATCCTGAAACGTTCGGTCACCACCGATACGGAAGGGGAAGCGCTGTTCACCTTCACGCCGGAGCGGGAAGGTTATTACCGCTTCTCATGGTCGTCGCAGAAAGATCCGCAGAGCCTGCCCATCACCGCGGAAACCACGGTGTGGGTGGCGGACAATAACACCACCGACCTCGGTTACCGCCACGGAGGGCTGGAGATCATCGTAGATAAAGATACGTTTCACGCCGGCGAGACCGCTCCGGTCATGCTGGTTTCGCACACCAGTGACCGCTACGTGCTGTTCAGCGTGTCCGCCGACAATCTGTACAGCTACCGCCTCGTTCACCTGACGGGCAATGTGAAGCTGGTGCAACTTGACATCGAAGAAAAACACGTTCCCAACCTGTTCCTGAACGGGCTCATGGTGAGCGACAACCGGATTCACAGAGACATAAAACAGGTTGTGGTGCCCCCGGTGAAGCAGTTCCTGAACGTGGAGGTGAAACCGGATCAAGACCAGTACCGGCCGCGTGAAGAAGGCACGCTCACCGTCACGGCGCTCGACCACAAAGGCCGACCTGTGGCTACCGAGGTGGCATTGTCGCTCGTCGATGAATCGGTGTTCTACATCCAGGACGAGCTTGCGCCGGACCCCCGCCAGTTTTTCTTCGGCAGCAAGCGGCCCAACCGTCTGAACATGACAAGCACGTTCCAGATGAAAACCTACCGCGACCGGAAACGCGAAGACCAGTTGCGGAAGAACGAGCTGGAGCGGCGGGCGTACGAACCGGGACGTTTCAAGGACAAGGGTTTCAATGACCAACTCGGCGCGGCCTATAAAAAAGCACCTACCTCCCAAGTCTATCCTGGCGAGCTCATGGAAGAATCCGCGCCGATGGCGATGGACATGGACCAAATGAAGTCCGAGGGAAAGGTCGGCAGCAAGGAACGGCTACAAATGAATGAGGGGGGTGGCGAGGAACAAGGGGCGGTGACCGTACGTTCGGATTTTCGCACCACGGTGTTCTGGCAACCCAACGTGCATACAGGCAAAGACGGAAAGGCGACGGTGAAGGTGACGTTTCCCGATTCGTTGACCGAGTGGCGCGCCACGGCACGCGTGGTGGACCGGAGCAACCGCTTCGGCATCGCCAAAGGGCATACCCACACGCAGAATCCCCTCATCGTCCGCCTTCAGGCACCGCGTTTCTTTGTGACCGGCGATGAGGTCGTTCTATCCGCGATCATCAACAACAACACCGATGCGCCGATGGATGTCGCACCCGGCATTCAAGCTGCGGGCGGCGTGCGCCTGGTCAAGCGCCTCACCCATACGGCAACGGATAAAACCCGGTTGAACCTGGTTTCCGTTCCCGCACGCGGTGAGGTGCGCGTGGATTGGCTGGGGGTGGTGGAAAAACCAGGGGACGTTAAAATTCAGGTGCTGGCTCGCACTCCGAAACTGAGTGACGCCATGGAAAAACGGTTCGTAGTACACGAACACGGCATCGAAAAATTTCTCGCCAAATCCGGGAAGGTGCGTGGCAAAGCGGTATCGGTTTTGCTCGACATCCCGGCGGAACGCAAACTCGACTCCACTCAGCTGACCGTGCAGGTGAGCCCCAGCATCGCCGTCACCCTGCTCGATTCCCTGCCCTATCTCATCGAATTTCCATACGGTTGTACCGAGCAGACCCTGAGCCGTTTTCTGCCGACGGTGATCGTCGGCAAAACCCTGCGCGATTTGGGTTTGGATGAGACGGATGTGATGAACCGCGTTTTTGGCGGCATTGATCCCAAGCACACAGGCAAGACGCATCCCAGGGGCAAACAGAACCTGAAAAAGCTGGAAGCCATGGCGCAGGCCGGGCTCGACCGGCTTTACGACTTTCAACATTCCGACGGCGGCTGGGGCTGGTGGAAAAAAGGCGACAGCGATCCGTTCATGTCGGCATACGTGCTGTGGGGACTGGGACTGGCCCGCGAGGCAGGCGTGGAGGTGCGGCGGGACGTCCTGGATCGCGCTTACCACTACCTCAACCGGGCTCTCGTGAAAGCCGAAGCGCAATACGACATGCAGGCGTTCCTACTCCATGCGGCAGCACACCACGGTCATAAAGGCAATGACCGTGGTAACAGGTTCCAGAAGAAGGCGTACGCCAATCTGTGGAAACACAAGGACCGGTTGAAAGCCTACGGGCGCGCCCTGCTGGCACTCTCCGCACATTACCTGGACCGCAGGGAGGACGCCCGGATTCTGATTGAGAATCTGGAGAACGGCGTGCAGGTCGACAATCGGCCGGATCAATCCATTCTTCATCATGGGACAGGAGGTAACCAGGATGCCGTCATGGCGACCGCTCACTGGGGCGAAGACGGGATTTATTACCGGTGGTCTGACGGCGGCGTGGAGGCCACGGCGTTCGCCCTGCGGGCGCTTTTGACCATCGCGCCGGGACACGAGCTGATCGAGCCTGCGATGAACTGGCTGGTGAAAAACCGGCGCGGCGCGCACTGGAGCAACACGCGTAACACCGCCATCGCCGTACTCGCGCTCAATGACTACCTGAAAACCTCCGGCGAACTTGCAGGCGGCCAGGAATACGAATTGATCGTGAACGGCACTTCCATCGCGAAAACCGAAGTGGAGGACGTGTTGCAGGCTCCCAGCCGGTATGCGATCGATCCCGGCCTCGTCCGCAACGGCGCGAACGAGATCCGCATTGAGGGAAGCGGCGAAGGTCCTTTGTATTTCGCGGCACACGCGGAGTTTTTCAGCCTGGAAGAACCCATCACGCCTGCAGGTAACGAAATCTTCGTCAAGCGTCAGTACTACAAGCTGGTTGGGCGGCCAAGCCTGCTGAAGGGATACGTCTACGACAAGCAACCGCTCAACGATGGGGAGCAGGTTACAAGTGGCGACCGCATTGAAACCGTCCTCACCATCGAGGCGAAAAATCATTACGAATATTTGGTGTTCGAGGACCTCAAGCCCGCGGGCTTCGAGGCAGTGGAAGTAAAAAGTGGCGGCGACCTGTATGCGCGTGAACTGAAATGGTCCTCCATCCTGAAAAAATTCGGCAGTCAGACCGAACCTGTGGCTGGTCAGGCCCCCCAGTTAAAGCACGTGGTGTTGCCTCCGTACCTGTCGTCCAGCGATTACACCGGGCGCTCACGTTGGGTGTATCAGGAACTGCGCGACAGAAAGGTGGCATTGTTTGTGGATAAACTGGCGCAGGGTGTGTGGGAAATCCGCTACACGCTGCGCGCGGAAGTTCCGGGGCATTTTCACGCATTGCCGGTGATGGGGCATGCCATGTATATTCCGGAAATCCGGGCCAACGGATCCGAGGTGCGGGTGCACGTGGTGGACCGTACGGAGTGAGGAAAAGAGGGCATAAAAAACCACCCCGGGTCAGGGGAGCCCGGGGTGGTTCTGAAAAACTGCTGAACAGGACGGGAACCGCCCTTTCAAAAATTTAGATTACAGGCGAACCGAAATCGATTCAAAAAACTTATATCCTTAAAATCCGCCTGCGATCTTTTTGATGAAAGTCTGGATTTCCTTTCGCAGGGGGCCGTCCAGATTTTTCTCTTCCCGCGTCAGCGTGGTCAGGATATTGGTCCCGAACGCGGCCTCCATTCCCGCGGCCATGCTGACAAGGATGCGGGTTCCGTATTTCTCCATAAGGGCGTGCTCTTCCGCCGCGCGGAACGCCATTTCCGGTCCCACCAGGATGGCCCAGGTTTTGATGACGGCGACATCTTTGGCTTCCCGGATTTGCAGGTTTTCCAATTCTTCCA
Coding sequences within it:
- a CDS encoding alpha-2-macroglobulin family protein, whose product is MPIPSRSIKNVFWCALALLVLLIPSTPSYSDSSQDVFEQLKAEAELLYERGSYSRAHKVYLDAASLVLNGYDTRWVQFRLADTLWRAQSASSNPDTTTVDKARFQLEKMVRDVKHPEFRDRIWAEVQESLGDFFWSRTQGRNWGGGWRYYQNALDWWAGARDVELARDRYLNMIWKITQPSWVPQNYNYGYYGMNVPIQFLDNARKIAKKDADRHHAQYLYAMALRNRGNHWQQQKIPEAFEEALKGGRASEWHDDALYHYAQWLAGSGEVIILADGQTVRKQNYKKALDYYSQLLREFDKGETRYYDDAKRQIEAITRPVLNIGVPSIFLPGTTPEFTLNWRNVSDIKLDLYAIDLTRDVDLMDESNPAHWMNSVNLLLKSATQSWREDTEDLGDHMPGARRIELKEKLPMGAYLLRATGGGEEARELILVTDTALVTQNASQQALGYFCDSMSGAPITGAEVRFFEHYYDGRKWRWRDAEGKTNEDGLAVFELEEGRYNSQFFMAATLKGRQALAMGYNRDYRRNQRPWKIYVHTDRPAYRPEETVKWKLTARTYDGDVYHTPYKEKLKYTVYDPRGTKMKEDSVRLNEFGSAWGELELPQTLPLGEYRIEFRTSGTNSRQIGRAAMFRLEEYKLPEFKVAVKSPEENGKPKVFSLGDEVTVDITAEYYFGGPVANANVEVVVFQKPYYHVWQEERTYPWYYGDMIQKPHRYWGSGQQVKREVIKTDQEGKAKLTFETQPGGQDLQYEIEARVTDASRREVVAKDTVKVTRHPYFVQLKGEHNLYQPQDKIGVNIKSVDANERPHTATGTITVTRDYWFEIWIAPDGHEVAGAELKSVREKTTIFPPPPVPGQPGWKLKFRGYQHDEILKRSVTTDTEGEALFTFTPEREGYYRFSWSSQKDPQSLPITAETTVWVADNNTTDLGYRHGGLEIIVDKDTFHAGETAPVMLVSHTSDRYVLFSVSADNLYSYRLVHLTGNVKLVQLDIEEKHVPNLFLNGLMVSDNRIHRDIKQVVVPPVKQFLNVEVKPDQDQYRPREEGTLTVTALDHKGRPVATEVALSLVDESVFYIQDELAPDPRQFFFGSKRPNRLNMTSTFQMKTYRDRKREDQLRKNELERRAYEPGRFKDKGFNDQLGAAYKKAPTSQVYPGELMEESAPMAMDMDQMKSEGKVGSKERLQMNEGGGEEQGAVTVRSDFRTTVFWQPNVHTGKDGKATVKVTFPDSLTEWRATARVVDRSNRFGIAKGHTHTQNPLIVRLQAPRFFVTGDEVVLSAIINNNTDAPMDVAPGIQAAGGVRLVKRLTHTATDKTRLNLVSVPARGEVRVDWLGVVEKPGDVKIQVLARTPKLSDAMEKRFVVHEHGIEKFLAKSGKVRGKAVSVLLDIPAERKLDSTQLTVQVSPSIAVTLLDSLPYLIEFPYGCTEQTLSRFLPTVIVGKTLRDLGLDETDVMNRVFGGIDPKHTGKTHPRGKQNLKKLEAMAQAGLDRLYDFQHSDGGWGWWKKGDSDPFMSAYVLWGLGLAREAGVEVRRDVLDRAYHYLNRALVKAEAQYDMQAFLLHAAAHHGHKGNDRGNRFQKKAYANLWKHKDRLKAYGRALLALSAHYLDRREDARILIENLENGVQVDNRPDQSILHHGTGGNQDAVMATAHWGEDGIYYRWSDGGVEATAFALRALLTIAPGHELIEPAMNWLVKNRRGAHWSNTRNTAIAVLALNDYLKTSGELAGGQEYELIVNGTSIAKTEVEDVLQAPSRYAIDPGLVRNGANEIRIEGSGEGPLYFAAHAEFFSLEEPITPAGNEIFVKRQYYKLVGRPSLLKGYVYDKQPLNDGEQVTSGDRIETVLTIEAKNHYEYLVFEDLKPAGFEAVEVKSGGDLYARELKWSSILKKFGSQTEPVAGQAPQLKHVVLPPYLSSSDYTGRSRWVYQELRDRKVALFVDKLAQGVWEIRYTLRAEVPGHFHALPVMGHAMYIPEIRANGSEVRVHVVDRTE